The Daucus carota subsp. sativus chromosome 2, DH1 v3.0, whole genome shotgun sequence genome includes a window with the following:
- the LOC108206823 gene encoding protein S-acyltransferase 18 produces the protein MMRSHGWQRPLHPLQIVGMSIFSFLVVAFYCFLGLFLGNRSAEISVTTIYSFVVLAVMFLFVRCTAINPTDKTSSRKLKKRANLVLKLNYGFVFSQLIVRFFRRMERKILRNFIRRKYLDPWKTSAQMEPLLPFPLVMKDDAIAPDPKEDDISFCALCDMEVKKHSKHCRTCNRCVEGFDHHCRWLNNCVGKRNYTTFILLMVFVLLMLLIEGGTALAIFIRCFTDKRGVEHELERRLYMKFPRGLLAAISMLLVLLTAYSSAALGQLFFFHVVLIRKGMKTYDYILAMKEANQSMELESIDDSDFSSDDESIDSDLSEKPSFISKFICRDQVNQKPQRLSIRIDKEPEQPILNKKQGFHASINPWKLITMNREKALLAAAKARDKLAEEKATSEQDSLKPLPLETKRGPSINIEKDMASEVSGSTTIISQANHSTSPSLFSSPRRRFSSSPSRTAAAVAASPKHRYKSSFDLKLTEVSQELETYISRQVLCSVLKETGCEASPR, from the exons ATGATGAGAAGCCATGGTTGGCAACGCCCTCTGCACCCTTTGCAG ATTGTAGGAAtgtcaattttcagtttcttgGTTGTGGCCTTTTATTGCTTTTTGGGGCTTTTCCTTGGAAATCGAAGTGCAGAGATCAGCGTTACTACAATATATTCCTTTGTG GTACTTGCAGTTATGTTTTTATTCGTAAGATGCACTGCCATCAACCCAACTGATAAAACCAGCTCTAGGAAGCTGAAAAAAAGAGCCAATTTGGTTTTGAAGTTAAATTATGGGTTTGTATTTAGTCAGCTGATTGTGAGGTTTTTTAGAAGGATGGAGCGCAAGATTCTGAGGAATTTTATAAGGAGGAAATATCTTGATCCATGGAAAACTAGTGCTCAAATGGAACCCCTTTTACCATTTCCACTCGTCATGAAAGATGATGCAATTGCCCCTGATCCTAAAGAAGATGATATCTCCTTCTGTGCTCTCTGCGACATGGAG GTGAAAAAGCATAGCAAGCACTGCAGGACTTGCAACCGATGTGTTGAAGGGTTCGACCATCACTGCAGA TGGCTGAACAACTGTGTTGGTAAAAGGAACTATACAACATTTATCCTTCTCATGGTATTTGTCTTGTTGATG CTATTAATAGAAGGAGGGACTGCTCTTGCAATATTTATTAGATGCTTCACTGATAAACGAGGTGTAGAGCACGAATTAGAGAGAAGGCTGTACATGAAGTTTCCCAGAGGACTTCTGGCAGCAATATCT ATGTTGCTGGTTTTATTGACAGCATACAGTTCTGCTGCATTGGGACAACTTTTCTTCTTTCACGTTGTTCTCATCCGAAAG GGAATGAAAACTTATGATTACATATTGGCAATGAAAGAGGCAAACCAGTCTATGGAACTAGAATCAATTGATGATTCAGATTTCTCTTCAGACGACGAGAGCATCGACTCAGACTTGTCTGAAAAGCCCTCTTTTATTTCGAAGTTCATATGCAGGGACCAAGTTAATCAG AAACCACAAAGATTGTCCATAAGAATAGATAAAGAACCTGAACAACCCATATTGAACAAGAAGCAAGGCTTCCATGCAAGTATCAATCCATGGAAACTAATAACAATGAATCGGGAGAAAGCTCTCCTGGCAGCTGCTAAAGCCAGGGATAAGCTCGCGGAAGAAAAGGCAACGTCTGAACAAGATTCGCTGAAGCCATTACCACTGGAGACGAAAAGAGGACCATCTATTAACATAGAGAAAGATATGGCAAGTGAGGTCTCCGGTTCAACAACTATCATCTCCCAAGCAAATCATTCAACATCACCATCACTATTTTCAAGTCCAAGGAGACGGTTTTCCAGCTCCCCATCAAGAACAGCGGCTGCTGTAGCAGCTTCACCAAAGCATAGATATAAAAGCAGTTTCGACTTAAAGTTAACTGAGGTCTCGCAGGAGCTTGAGACTTATATATCGAGGCAAGTTTTGTGTTCTGTACTGAAAGAAACCGGGTGTGAAGCTTCTCCGAgatag
- the LOC108209441 gene encoding protein translocase subunit SECA1, chloroplastic has product MTTTVVVAPPSNSPALRLLSSLSSSSSLLPLTHYKRPLPGRVGSENGKFLDHGSVKLRRPIKAMASLGGLFGGIFKSTDTGESTRQEYDSVVAAVNRLDNEMCGLSDLELRERTSLLKERARSGDSLDSLLPEAFAVVREASKRVLGLRPFDVQLIGGMVLHKGEIAEMRTGEGKTLVAILPAFLNSLSGKGVHVVTVNDYLARRDCEWVGQVPRFLGLKVGLIQQDMTSEQRRENYLCDITYVTNSELGFDYLRDNLATSVDELVMRKFNYCVIDEVDSILIDEARTPLIISGPADRPSERYYKAAKIASAFERDIHYTVDEKQKSVLLTEQGYVDAEEILDVKDLYDPREQWASYILNAIKSKELFLRDVNYIIRAKEVLIVDEFTGRVMQGRRWSDGLHQAVEAKEGLPIQNETVTLASISYQNFFLQFPKLCGMTGTAATESAEFESIYKLKVTIVPTNKAMIRKDDSDVVFKATSGKWRAVGIEISRMHKTGRPVLVGTTSVEQSDTVSMQLREAGIPHEVLNAKPENVEREAEIVAQSGRLGSVTIATNMAGRGTDIILGGNAEFMARLKLREMLMPSIVKPGDGVYVSVKKPVLKKSWKVNENLFPCELSEKNINLAEKAVELAVKTWGRRSLTELEAEERLSYSCEKGPVQDEVIASLRNAFLEIGKEYKVYTDEERKKVVSAGGLHVVGTERHESRRIDNQLRGRSGRQGDPGSSRFFLSLEDNIFRIFGGDRIQGLMRAFRVEDLPIESKMLTKALDEAQRKVENYFFDIRKQLFEYDEVLNSQRDRVYTERRRALESDDLQSLVIEYAELTMDDILEANIGSDAPKESWDLHKLVAKVQQYCHLLSDLTPDVLASNCSNYEELQDYLRLCGREAYMQKREIVEKQKSGLMKEAERFLILSNIDRLWKEHLQALKFVQQAVGLRGYAQRDPLIEYKLEGYNLFIEMMAQIRRNVIYSIYEFKPLVNDKEKARLEKSSKPVKKGKGGVGKKPRPVGA; this is encoded by the exons ATGACAACGACGGTGGTGGTGGCGCCGCCGTCAAACTCGCCGGCGCTCCGGCTactctcatctctctcctcATCCAGCTCTCTACTCCCACTAACCCATTACAAAAGACCACtaccgggtcgggtcgggtcagAAAATGGGAAGTTTCTTGATCATGGGTCGGTCAAATTGAGAAGACCCATCAAGGCAATGGCTTCATTAGGTGGTTTATTTGGTGGGATTTTTAAGAGTACTGACACGGGCGAGTCGACTCGGCAGGAGTATGATTCTGTTGTGGCAGCTGTGAATCGTTTGGATAATGAAATGTGTGGATTGAGTGATTTGGAGTTGAGGGAAAGGACTAGTTTGTTGAAAGAGAGAGCTAGGAGTGGTGATTCTTTGGACTCGCTGTTGCCT GAGGCATTTGCAGTTGTGAGAGAGGCTTCCAAAAGGGTTCTAGGCCTTCGTCCATTTGATGTGCAACTGATAG GTGGCATGGTTCTTCATAAAGGGGAAATTGCTGAAATGAGGACAGGTGAAGGAAAGACTCTTGTTGCCATATTGCCAGCTTTTCTGAATTCCTTAAGTGGTAAAGGAGTTCATGTTGTTACCGTTAATGATTATTTGGCTCGGCGTGATTGTGAATGGGTTGGTCAAGTTCCTCGATTTCTTGGACTGAAGGTTGGCCTAATTCAAC AGGATATGACAAGTGAGCAGAGGAGGGAGAACTACTTGTGTGACATCACATATGTCACCAATAGTGAGCTTGGTTTTGATTACTTAAGGGATAATCTTGCCACG AGTGTTGATGAGCTTGTTATGAGGAAATTCAATTACTGTGTAATCGATGAGGTTGATTCCATCCTCATCGATGAAGCAAGAACTCCTCTTATCATATCAGGCCCTGCTGACAGACCAAGTGAACGTTATTATAAAGCTGCAAAGATAGCGTCTGCATTTGAGAGAGATATACATTACACC GTTGATGAGAAGCAGAAATCAGTATTACTTACAGAACAAGGTTATGTAGATGCGGAAGAAATTCTGGATGTAAAGGATCTATATGATCCCAGAGAACAGTGGGCATCATATATTTTGAATGCAATAAAATCTAAAGAACTTTTTCTGAGAGATGTGAACTATATAATTCGTGCGAAGGAGGTCCTAATCGTTGATGAGTTTACTGGTCGAGTTATGCAG GGGAGGCGGTGGAGCGATGGACTTCACCAGGCAGTAGAAGCAAAAGAAGGCTTGCCCATTCAAAATGAAACTGTTACATTGGCTTCTATTAGCTACCAGAACTTCTTTCTACAG TTTCCAAAACTCTGTGGCATGACGGGCACTGCAGCCACTGAGAGTGCTGAGTTTGAGAGTATATACAAGCTGAAAGTTACAATCGTACCCACAAACAAAGCTATGATTAGAAAG GATGATTCAGATGTGGTGTTCAAAGCAACTTCTGGAAAATGGCGAGCTGTTGGGATCGAGATATCTAGAATGCACAAAACAGGTCGACCAGTTCTTGTTGGTACAACTAGCGTTGAACAGAGCGATACAGTATCGATGCAGCTCCGTGAAGCTGGGATTCCCCATGAG GTTCTCAATGCAAAACCAGAAAATGTGGAGCGAGAAGCTGAAATTGTAGCACAAAGTGGTCGACTTGGGTCTGTCACTATTGCTACCAATATGGCAGGTCGTGGAACAGATATTATCCTCGGGGGAAATGCAGAATTTATGGCGAGGTTAAAGCTACGAGAGATGCTCATGCCAAG CATTGTTAAGCCAGGTGATGGTGTATATGTTTCTGTGAAGAAACCTGTTTTAAAGAAGTCATGGAAG GTGAATGAAAATCTATTTCCATGTGAACTATcagaaaagaatattaatttggcTGAGAAAGCTGTTGAGCTGGCTGTCAAAACATGGGGGCGACGATCATTAACTGAACTTGAAGCAGAGGAACGGCTATCTTATTCTTGTGAGAAG GGTCCAGTTCAGGACGAAGTAATAGCAAGTCTGCGCAATGCATTTCTAGAAATCGGCAAGGAGTATAAGGTCTACACTGACGAAGAAAGGAAGAAg GTGGTATCTGCTGGGGGACTTCATGTGGTTGGGACAGAACGCCATGAGTCACGTCGCATTGACAATCAG TTGCGTGGTCGAAGTGGTAGACAAGGAGATCCCGGAAGTTCTCGCTTCTTTCTTAGTCTTGAAGATAACATTTTCAGGATATTTGGTGGAGATCGGATTCAG GGGTTAATGAGAGCTTTTAGAGTTGAGGACTTGCCAATTGAATCCAAGATGCTCACCAAAGCACTAGATGAAGCTCAGAGGAAAGTCGAAAATTACTTCTTTGATATTCGTAAGCAATTATTTGAGTATGATGAGGTCTTGAACAGCCAAAGAGATCGTGTGTATACAGAGAGAAGACGTGCACTAGAATCTGATGATCTTCAGTCTCTAGTTATTGAGTATGCTGAATTAACAATGGATGACATCTTAGAG GCAAATATAGGTTCTGACGCTCCGAAGGAAAGTTGGGATCTTCATAAGCTCGTTGCAAAAGTTCAACA GTATTGCCATCTATTAAGTGATTTGACCCCAGATGTGTTGGCAAGCAACTGTTCAAATTATGAGGAGTTGCAGGATTACCTTCGACTTTGTGGACGTGAAGCTTATATGCAGAAAAGG GAAATTgttgaaaaacaaaaatcagGCTTAATGAAGGAAGCGGAAAGATTTCTCATTTTAAGTAACATTGACCGGCTGTGGAAGGAGCACTTGCAAGCATTGAAGTTTGTTCAGCAAGCAGTAGGTTTACGTGGATATGCACAACGTGATCCACTTATTGAGTATAAACTAGAAGGCTATAATCTCTTCATAGAGATGATGGCGCAAATCAGAAGAAATGTTATATATTCCATATACGAG TTTAAACCACTGGTGAATGATAAGGAGAAAGCACGACTGGAAAAATCAAGCAAGCCTGTTAAGAAAGGAAAGGGTGGTGTTGGCAAAAAACCTAGGCCAGTTGGCGCTTAA